The following coding sequences lie in one Silvanigrella aquatica genomic window:
- a CDS encoding acyl-CoA mutase large subunit family protein: MTTLKKDPQRKSEFTTASNSLIEEIYYPENARDNQHYLKNIGFPGEFPYTRGVHAKMYRSSLWTMRQYAGFATAEESNKRYKYLLSQGQTGLSVAFDLPTQIGYDSDSPEAEGEVGKVGVAIDTLADMEVLLEGIPLDKISTSMTINASSAVLLALYICVAEKQGISSDKLRGTIQNDILKEYIARGTYIYPPKQSMRIITDIFSYCKESVPLWNTISISGYHIREAGSTASEEVGFTLANGIAYVEAAIQTGLDVDEFAPRLSFFFNSFTDLLEEVGKFRAARRMWAKIMKERFGAKNPKSLMLRFHTQTAGSTLTAQQPDNNIIRVTIQALAAVFGGTQSLHTNSKDEALALPTEESARIAIRTQQVIAYESGVAETVDPLAGSYYVEALTDRIEKEALDIISKIDSIGGMVKAIEEGFVQASIQKSAYKYQQDIENQNRIIVGVNKFTVDEKDHSELTKIDALVEKNQIKRLKKIKETRAQKAVDESLQQLKIAAQGTDNLMPYIIRAVKSCASIGEICNAMRDVFGEYKENIIL; the protein is encoded by the coding sequence ATGACAACTCTTAAAAAAGATCCTCAACGCAAATCTGAATTTACCACAGCATCTAATTCCTTAATTGAAGAAATTTATTATCCTGAAAATGCGAGAGACAATCAGCATTATTTAAAAAATATTGGATTTCCAGGTGAGTTTCCTTATACCCGTGGTGTTCACGCAAAAATGTATCGCAGTAGTCTTTGGACAATGCGGCAGTATGCTGGATTTGCTACAGCAGAAGAAAGTAACAAACGCTATAAATATTTGTTGAGTCAAGGGCAAACAGGGTTAAGCGTGGCTTTCGATTTGCCAACGCAAATTGGTTATGATTCCGATAGCCCTGAAGCCGAAGGAGAAGTGGGAAAAGTGGGTGTTGCTATCGATACCCTTGCCGATATGGAGGTTTTATTAGAAGGAATTCCTTTAGATAAAATTTCCACTTCTATGACGATTAATGCTTCCTCAGCCGTCTTATTGGCTCTCTATATTTGTGTTGCAGAAAAACAAGGAATATCCAGCGATAAATTACGTGGTACGATTCAAAATGATATTTTAAAAGAATATATTGCGCGTGGTACTTATATTTATCCACCTAAGCAATCGATGCGCATAATTACAGACATTTTTTCTTATTGCAAAGAATCTGTTCCTTTATGGAATACGATTTCTATAAGCGGTTATCACATTCGTGAAGCAGGAAGTACCGCTTCTGAAGAAGTTGGATTTACTCTTGCCAATGGCATTGCTTATGTTGAAGCAGCAATACAAACGGGTTTAGACGTGGATGAATTTGCTCCTCGCTTATCCTTCTTTTTCAATAGTTTTACCGATCTTTTAGAAGAAGTGGGAAAGTTTAGAGCGGCAAGACGGATGTGGGCAAAAATTATGAAAGAAAGATTTGGTGCTAAAAATCCAAAAAGTCTTATGTTACGTTTTCATACGCAGACTGCAGGTTCTACTTTAACAGCGCAACAGCCCGATAATAATATTATTCGTGTTACGATTCAGGCATTAGCCGCCGTTTTTGGTGGAACACAAAGTTTACATACAAATAGCAAAGATGAAGCACTTGCATTGCCTACAGAAGAATCGGCACGCATTGCCATTCGTACACAACAAGTTATTGCTTATGAAAGCGGTGTTGCTGAAACTGTAGATCCTCTTGCAGGGAGCTATTATGTAGAAGCACTAACCGATCGCATTGAAAAAGAAGCACTCGATATTATTTCAAAAATAGACTCTATTGGGGGAATGGTAAAAGCGATCGAAGAAGGATTTGTTCAGGCTTCCATTCAAAAATCAGCTTATAAATATCAACAAGATATTGAAAATCAAAATCGAATTATTGTAGGAGTAAATAAGTTTACAGTCGATGAAAAAGATCACTCTGAACTTACAAAAATTGATGCTTTAGTTGAAAAAAATCAAATAAAAAGATTAAAAAAAATTAAAGAAACAAGAGCTCAAAAAGCAGTTGATGAAAGCTTGCAGCAATTGAAAATAGCGGCACAAGGAACAGATAATTTAATGCCATATATTATTCGCGCTGTGAAATCTTGTGCGAGTATTGGTGAAATTTGTAACGCCATGCGAGATGTATTTGGAGAGTATAAGGAAAATATTATTTTATGA